The DNA window TACAGCAAAAGCGACCGAAGAAAACCTCGCAGAATTCTAGTTTACCCCCGGCAAAAGGCTTCAAAGCGGAGGTCAAGCGCGAAGAGAACAACGGTGAAAAGACGCGAGAGGGAAGCCTCGGTCGAGAAGGCGGTAGTCGCCCGTTAAGTGAGCATCCAGACCAAATCATTGAGGCCACTGTAAAAAGCTGTCAAGACTGTGGGGCAGAAATTGCCAAGTCTGAACAACAGCTCATGGCTCGGTATGACAAAATCGATATTCCACCGATTGGGCTGATCGTCGCTTAATTGAGATAGGGAGGGCAAAGGCAGTTTTTGCAATACTTCCAAGTGCTTTTATTTGGCAACAAGTCTACTGAAGCCGATTATGATGCAGTGTTGAATGTCAATTTGAAAGGAGTATTTTTTGCCACCCAAGCCTTTGTGCAACACTTGCTTGAAACCAAACGCCCTGGAAAAATCATCAATATCAGCTCAGTCCATGAGGATTTGCCCTTTCCCAATTTCACGGCGTATTGCGTGAGTAAGGGTGGGATGAAGATGTTTACCCGGAATCTGGCAGTGGAATTGGGTGCATTAGGCATTACAGTTAACAACGTGTCACCGGGAGCCATTGAAACGCCAATTAATACGAAGCTACTGGATGACCCGGAACAATTAGGCGCGTTGCTCAACAATATCCCCTCGGTCGTTTGGGACAACCGCAGGATGTTACTTCCCTGGTTACTTTTTTGGCATCGTCTGATGCGGATTACATTACGGGTAGCACCTTTTTTGTCGATGGTGATTTGCTTTGGAACTATCAGGAGCAGTAGTCATGCCAAACGTCCCTTTATTCTCTACAAGCCTGCAAACCACTCATAGCCCTGGTCTTCCCAGTAGCCTTTCATTGGCATCAAGTCTTTCAAAAATGTTACCTGGGTTACCCACTTACTCTGTTTATAGCCCAGCTTAATTGGAGATGCCAAACGCAATGGAGCACCATTATCAACCGATAGCGGTTGTCCATTTTTCTGATATGCCATCAATGTTTGGGGATGCAAAACTGAAGCAATATCCCAGCTTTCATAGTAACCGTCTGCTGATTTGAAGTAGGCATAACGCACATCATTCTTTGGCTGTACCAGTTTTGCCAGGTCTTGCAAGCGGACTCCACCCCATTGAACGATCGCTGCCCAACCCTCGACGCAAACGTGACGAATGACCATTGAAGTCAATGGCAGCTTCTGAATATCTGCCATGCTGAACTGCATCGAGTGGGTGACTTCGCCATCAATGGTTAAACGAAACTCGGCTGGATTAATTTGAGGCGTGCTATCAAAGGTGTTAATTAATAGCTTATCTGGCTCGATCGCGCTGACCGGAAATTCAGGCACAGGTCTTTGAGCAAGCATGAGTGCCTCAATGTTC is part of the Kovacikia minuta CCNUW1 genome and encodes:
- a CDS encoding DUF6444 domain-containing protein gives rise to the protein MTELPDLKQLTNEAKDALILALWEELQKLQQKRPKKTSQNSSLPPAKGFKAEVKREENNGEKTREGSLGREGGSRPLSEHPDQIIEATVKSCQDCGAEIAKSEQQLMARYDKIDIPPIGLIVA
- a CDS encoding molybdopterin-dependent oxidoreductase, which encodes MSLILPKQSLSRRQLLQWSGFSVAGALLSGCELNRFSETVGQTFEPLNQNIEALMLAQRPVPEFPVSAIEPDKLLINTFDSTPQINPAEFRLTIDGEVTHSMQFSMADIQKLPLTSMVIRHVCVEGWAAIVQWGGVRLQDLAKLVQPKNDVRYAYFKSADGYYESWDIASVLHPQTLMAYQKNGQPLSVDNGAPLRLASPIKLGYKQSKWVTQVTFLKDLMPMKGYWEDQGYEWFAGL